A region of Cheilinus undulatus linkage group 10, ASM1832078v1, whole genome shotgun sequence DNA encodes the following proteins:
- the LOC121515874 gene encoding ubiquitin-conjugating enzyme E2 A: MSTPARRRLMRDFKRLQEDPPAGVSGAPSENNIMVWNAVIFGPEGTPFEDGTFKLTIEFTEEYPNKPPTVRFVSKMFHPNVYADGSICLDILQNRWSPTYDVSSILTSIQSLLDEPNPNSPANSQAAQLYQENKREYEKRVSAIVEQSWRDC, encoded by the exons ATGTCAACTCCAGCAAGACGACGTTTAATGAGAGATTTTAAACG gCTGCAAGAAGATCCTCCTGCTGGAGTTAGCGGGGCCCCATCAGAAAACAATATCATGGTTTGGAACGCGGTCATTTTTGG ACCGGAGGGAACGCCTTTTGAAGATG GTACCTTCAAACTTACCATTGAATTCACAGAGGAGTATCCAAATAAACCTCCAACAGTGCGTTTTGTCTCCAAAATGTTTCATCCTAATG TATATGCAGATGGCAGCATATGCTTAGATATACTTCAGAATCGTTGGAGTCCAACCTATGACGTCTCTTCTATCTTAACTTCAATACAG tctttacTGGATGAGCCAAACCCAAACAGTCCAGCCAACAGCCAAGCAGCCCAGCTGTACCAGGAAAACAAGCGTGAATACGAGAAGAGGGTTTCTGCTATTGTTGAACAGAGTTGGCGTGACTGTTGA
- the nkrf gene encoding NF-kappa-B-repressing factor: MAEGTDSGDMPSFDPSPSSEAKKRPISSDGREEPMRKMPVSKFGSRPRFEPVHFVSGGSSGGTGTDEKENDKEGRRGDLYAERQWESEQSSYGSTSRAQGSSSLRPAFDRVPSYSTDSWGSQRDRDRDREREFSSGGTSGLGYGGRGSSSNFMTKTQQDYTAKYEAHSARNSEVYSQSHRYNGYGGGGRSGGWDSGRQGLGYGHEDRHSSSRPFCRVYNSPGRSSPTTSQSGSTTHVPMPISQSTLDEKQRLIASVASALAVAFRAPVFMTGSESPNYNFMLSRSIQACKTNPEYIYVNLSDIPQADLPKNRKVPTDGYACELRCQGVYLATGYSGSKNGARDRASEQAVKLFLKQVEVRVVQRRYRRIMVNDMVVCQAHSPTPAFLPALRNPEEKPTPSSKGQYEPDKRKHWTEFVVMDNAHDAICILNNSAAFNRMKIDYRFDPLPNSSLWLCSVFLQDELVAQATGTKKNSKHAAAEEAVRKLRMNQAQRQQQQEQQQQQHHHHHHHQQQQQSQYSRVNNNSDSFSRFGQQGVKKKHLSELVILENSDNAICIINDTAQFNKVTADYKFAVLPDHRWRCEVYLEGQFVAAGIGPKKIVKHIAANEALATLRQTQAVVKSNLRKEGHNDAISRSQILARSGEEATRQEIKEDNIGNQLLRKMGWKGGGLGRDGEGIAEPIRVKEQFSREGLGMDTDKTGNQLSKRDIEDIIRNYAISDRQDDLRFSTDLTNDERKQIHQISQKYGLRSKSYGQGWQRFLVVSRKVHKDQLIGQLLQEGQVGRYELVKPQTSH; the protein is encoded by the coding sequence GAGAGGAGCCTATGAGGAAAATGCCTGTGTCAAAATTTGGTTCCAGACCTCGATTTGAGCCTGTACACTTTGTCAGTGGTGGCAGCAGTGGGGGTACCGGCACTGACGAGAAGGAGAACGACAAGGAGGGCAGGAGGGGTGACTTGTACGCTGAGAGACAGTGGGAATCCGAACAGTCCTCGTACGGCAGCACCAGCAGAGCGCAGGGCTCCTCCTCCTTGAGGCCTGCTTTTGACAGAGTGCCGTCTTACAGCACCGACTCCTGGGGTTCTCAAAGAGACAGGGAccgagacagagaaagagagttTTCTTCAGGAGGCACAAGTGGGTTGGGTTACGGAGGGCGTGGGTCAAGTTCAAACTTCATGACTAAAACACAGCAGGACTACACTGCCAAGTATGAAGCTCACAGCGCTCGAAATTCAGAGGTGTATAGCCAGTCTCACAGATACAATGGCTACGGAGGAGGGGGCAGGTCTGGAGGCTGGGATTCTGGGCGCCAGGGTTTGGGGTACGGTCATGAGGACCGGCACTCGTCCAGCCGGCCATTCTGCAGAGTCTACAACAGTCCGGGCAGGAGCAGCCCCACCACGTCTCAGTCGGGCTCTACAACACATGTACCTATGCCTATATCACAGTCAACATTAGATGAGAAGCAAAGGCTGATTGCTAGTGTTGCATCTGCATTGGCTGTTGCCTTTAGGGCCCCAGTGTTTATGACTGGAAGTGAATCACCAAACTATAATTTCATGCTGAGCCGCAGCATTCAGGCCTGCAAGACAAATCCTGAGTATATTTATGTCAACCTGAGCGATATTCCTCAGGCTGACCTACCCAAGAACAGGAAAGTGCCCACAGATGGTTATGCCTGTGAACTGAGATGTCAAGGTGTGTATCTTGCTACGGGATACTCTGGGAGTAAAAATGGGGCAAGGGACCGTGCATCTGAGCAGGCTGTAAAACTCTTCCTGAAACAAGTTGAGGTTCGTGTGGTGCAGCGCAGATATAGGCGAATCATGGTCAATGATATGGTTGTGTGCCAGGCTCACAGCCCAACACCGGCTTTTTTGCCTGCACTTCGCAACCCGGAGGAGAAGCCTACACCCAGCTCTAAGGGCCAATACGAGCCTGACAAACGGAAGCACTGGACTGAATTTGTGGTCATGGACAACGCTCACGATGCCATATGCATACTTAACAATTCTGCAGCTTTTAATCGCATGAAAATAGACTACAGGTTTGACCCGCTCCCCAACAGCAGTCTTTGGCTGTGCAGTGTTTTCCTGCAAGATGAGCTGGTTGCACAGGCAACAGGCACAAAAAAGAACTCAAAGCATGCAGCAGCTGAAGAAGCAGTCAGGAAGCTTCGCATGAATCAGGCACAGCGGCAACAACagcaagaacaacaacaacaacaacaccaccatcaccatcaccatcaacaacaacaacaatcacagTACTCCAGGGTTAATAATAATTCAGATTCTTTTAGCCGCTTTGGGCAACAAGGCGTCAAAAAGAAGCATCTAAGTGAGCTGGTAATCCTGGAAAACTCTGACAATGCTATCTGTATTATTAATGACACAGCTCAGTTTAACAAAGTCACTGCTGATTACAAGTTTGCAGTTCTGCCTGATCATCGCTGGAGGTGTGAAGTTTACTTGGAAGGACAGTTTGTGGCAGCAGGAATTGGGCCTaagaaaatagtaaagcacattgcAGCAAATGAAGCCTTAGCAACCTTAAGGCAGACACAAGCTGTAGTCAAATCCAATCTAAGAAAGGAGGGTCACAACGATGCTATTTCCCGGTCTCAGATCCTGGCTCGGTCCGGTGAGGAAGCCACGAGGCAGGAGATTAAGGAGGACAACATTGGGAACCAGCTGCTTCGCAAAATGGGCTGGAAAGGAGGCGGTCTGGGTCGGGATGGGGAAGGAATAGCAGAACCAATCAGAGTGAAGGAGCAATTCTCCAGAGAAGGGTTGGGCATGGACACAGATAAAACTGGAAACCAGCTGAGCAAGCGAGACATTGAGGACATCATTCGAAACTATGCGATATCAGACCGCCAAGATGACCTCCGCTTCTCCACGGACCTCACCAATGATGAACGCAAGCAGATCCACCAGATATCTCAGAAGTATGGCCTGAGAAGCAAATCATATGGACAGGGGTGGCAACGGTTCCTTGTTGTCAGTCGCAAAGTACACAAAGACCAGCTTATTGGTCAGCTTTTACAGGAAGGTCAGGTTGGACGATACGAGCTTGTGAAACCTCAGACCTCTCACTAG